One window from the genome of Micromonospora aurantiaca ATCC 27029 encodes:
- a CDS encoding DUF3027 domain-containing protein: protein MAPGQAVDRQRRGHNNHCHQRWIKQRNRDTADPAYPEAWYDEQCGGCRFWIPLDGELGHDYGACTNPASNFDGRVRFEHDGCAAFANRDDGSFG, encoded by the coding sequence ATGGCACCCGGTCAAGCCGTGGACCGGCAACGACGCGGCCACAACAACCACTGCCACCAGCGGTGGATCAAACAGCGCAACCGCGACACCGCCGACCCGGCCTACCCAGAAGCCTGGTACGACGAGCAATGCGGCGGATGCCGCTTCTGGATCCCCCTCGACGGCGAACTCGGCCACGACTACGGTGCCTGCACGAACCCCGCCTCGAATTTCGACGGACGGGTCCGCTTCGAACACGACGGATGCGCCGCCTTCGCCAACCGCGACGACGGCTCCTTCGGATAA
- a CDS encoding IS701 family transposase, giving the protein MLTIGQRFRRPEPRRRVCDFVRGLLAPLPRKNCWTIAEHAGDAGPDGMQDLLTRVKWDDAEVRADVREFVGHHLGDAEAVLVIDETGDLKKGRHTVGVQRQYSGTAGKIENCQVAVHLVYATDAGHAMLDTALYLPKSWCDDPERRAEAGVPEQVRFATKPQLSSRMITAAVTAGLPCRWVAGDEAYGNDPRLAAQLRQLRLGYVLAVACSHQVTTGLGVYRADALAAGLPATAWQRLSAGRGAKGYRYYDWSFTALPHAADAHGGHHWLLIRRNRRTGELAFYRCWASETVPLRSLVLVAGRRWKIEESFQAAKTGLGLDQHQNRRWTSWHRWTTLAILAHAFLAAATTHRSRPDPAGLIALTANELRHLFNILIIEPTRRHCDPLLWSVRRRRHQQRAMTSHYARQALTEP; this is encoded by the coding sequence ATGCTGACGATCGGGCAGCGTTTCCGCAGGCCAGAGCCTCGCCGTCGGGTGTGTGACTTCGTTCGGGGCTTGCTGGCGCCGTTACCGCGGAAAAACTGCTGGACGATCGCGGAGCATGCCGGTGACGCGGGTCCGGATGGGATGCAGGACCTGCTGACCCGGGTGAAGTGGGACGATGCCGAGGTCCGTGCCGATGTCCGTGAGTTCGTCGGCCACCACCTCGGTGATGCTGAGGCTGTGCTGGTCATCGACGAGACGGGCGATCTGAAGAAGGGCCGGCACACCGTCGGCGTGCAGCGGCAGTATTCGGGCACCGCCGGGAAGATCGAGAACTGTCAGGTGGCCGTGCACCTCGTCTACGCCACCGATGCTGGTCACGCGATGCTCGACACGGCGCTCTACCTCCCCAAATCCTGGTGCGACGACCCTGAGCGCCGCGCCGAGGCCGGCGTCCCTGAGCAGGTGCGGTTCGCGACCAAGCCACAGCTGTCGTCTCGGATGATCACCGCAGCGGTCACCGCCGGGCTGCCGTGTCGATGGGTAGCCGGCGACGAGGCCTACGGCAACGATCCACGCCTGGCAGCCCAGCTCCGACAGCTGCGACTGGGCTACGTCTTGGCCGTGGCCTGCTCTCATCAGGTGACCACCGGCCTTGGCGTCTACCGCGCTGACGCCCTCGCCGCCGGTCTTCCCGCCACCGCCTGGCAGCGGCTCTCCGCGGGTCGAGGCGCGAAAGGCTACCGCTACTACGACTGGTCCTTCACCGCACTGCCACACGCCGCCGACGCCCACGGCGGGCACCACTGGCTGCTGATCCGCCGCAACCGCCGCACCGGTGAGCTGGCCTTCTACCGCTGCTGGGCATCCGAGACCGTCCCGCTACGCAGCCTCGTCCTGGTGGCCGGCCGCCGCTGGAAGATCGAAGAGTCGTTCCAAGCCGCGAAGACCGGACTCGGCCTGGACCAGCACCAGAACCGCCGCTGGACGTCCTGGCACCGCTGGACCACCCTGGCGATCCTCGCCCACGCCTTCCTCGCCGCCGCGACCACCCACCGCAGCCGTCCCGACCCGGCCGGGCTGATCGCGCTGACCGCCAACGAACTACGCCACCTGTTCAACATCCTGATCATCGAACCCACCCGCCGCCACTGCGACCCACTGCTCTGGTCCGTACGCCGACGCCGTCACCAACAACGAGCCATGACCAGCCACTACGCCCGGCAAGCCCTCACCGAGCCGTGA
- a CDS encoding IS3 family transposase — protein sequence MRFIHEHRDQFAVALLLRVLNIGASTYYAWVKQVEQPCDRDVVDLGLVSNIHEIWETSGRTYGADRVHRQLRRDGIRVGRKRVERLMAQQGWQGAFLRRGWRGGSTKQDPRHTPAPDLVNRQFTADGPNRLWVADATRIPCGEGVFWLAAVRDAFSRRIVGWKTSDRCDTDLILAALEYGIWSRDVRDGQLIHHSDRGSNYTSFRFAERLQDNGILPSMGSVGDSYDNALMENFWSTLKIELVYRTSWRTRDEAENAIFAYIDGWYNTRRIQKELDYLSPNEYETAWHTRQTQPSEPPIATPAPAGSR from the coding sequence ATGAGGTTCATCCACGAACACCGTGACCAGTTCGCGGTCGCGCTCCTGCTACGGGTCCTCAACATCGGCGCCTCGACCTACTACGCGTGGGTGAAGCAGGTCGAGCAGCCCTGCGACCGCGACGTGGTCGACCTGGGTCTGGTCTCCAACATCCACGAGATCTGGGAGACATCGGGGCGCACCTACGGCGCTGACCGGGTCCACCGGCAGCTACGCCGTGACGGCATCCGCGTGGGCCGTAAGCGGGTCGAGCGGTTGATGGCGCAGCAGGGCTGGCAGGGCGCGTTCCTGCGTCGAGGCTGGCGCGGCGGCTCCACGAAGCAGGATCCCCGGCACACGCCGGCGCCGGATCTGGTCAACCGGCAGTTCACCGCCGACGGGCCGAACCGGCTCTGGGTCGCCGACGCCACCCGCATCCCCTGCGGTGAGGGCGTGTTCTGGTTGGCTGCGGTCCGCGATGCGTTCTCCCGCCGGATCGTTGGGTGGAAGACCTCCGACCGCTGCGACACCGACCTGATCCTCGCCGCCCTCGAATACGGCATCTGGTCGCGCGACGTCCGCGACGGCCAGTTGATCCACCACTCAGATCGCGGGTCGAACTACACGTCGTTTCGCTTCGCGGAACGCTTACAGGACAACGGGATCCTGCCCTCGATGGGATCCGTCGGCGACTCCTACGACAACGCGCTGATGGAGAACTTCTGGTCGACGTTGAAGATCGAACTCGTCTACCGCACGAGCTGGCGGACCCGCGACGAGGCCGAGAACGCGATCTTCGCCTACATCGACGGCTGGTACAACACCCGCCGCATCCAGAAGGAACTGGACTACCTCAGCCCGAACGAGTACGAGACCGCCTGGCACACCCGCCAGACGCAACCATCCGAGCCACCTATCGCCACCCCTGCGCCAGCCGGCAGCAGGTAA
- a CDS encoding response regulator: MIRLLLADDQTLVRAGFRSILDGEDGIEVVGEAADGTTAVRLTRELRPDVVLMDIRMPLLDGLAATREIVAGTDARVIILTTFDLDDYVYGALRAGASGFLVKDTEPAELIHGVRVVARGDALIAPAVTRRLIAEFAARTRHPDPGPRLNALTEREREVLALVAAGLSNDEIAARLVLSPATAKTHVSRIMTKTRVRDRAQLVVLAYESGLTVPGWLTAS, from the coding sequence ATGATCCGGTTGCTGCTCGCCGACGACCAGACCTTGGTACGCGCGGGCTTCCGCTCCATCCTCGACGGCGAGGACGGCATCGAGGTGGTCGGCGAGGCCGCCGACGGCACCACTGCGGTACGGCTGACGCGGGAACTGCGGCCGGACGTCGTCCTCATGGACATCCGGATGCCGCTGCTGGACGGGCTGGCCGCTACCCGGGAGATCGTCGCCGGCACCGACGCCCGCGTGATCATCCTGACCACGTTCGACCTGGACGACTACGTCTACGGCGCGTTGCGGGCCGGCGCGAGCGGCTTCCTGGTGAAGGACACCGAGCCGGCGGAGCTGATCCACGGCGTACGGGTGGTGGCGCGGGGCGACGCGTTGATCGCCCCGGCCGTCACGCGCCGGCTGATCGCCGAGTTCGCCGCCCGGACCCGGCATCCGGACCCGGGCCCCCGGCTGAACGCGCTCACCGAGCGGGAGCGGGAGGTGCTCGCCCTGGTCGCCGCCGGCCTGTCCAACGACGAGATCGCGGCCCGGCTGGTGCTGAGCCCGGCCACCGCGAAGACGCACGTCAGCCGGATCATGACCAAGACGCGGGTACGGGACCGGGCCCAGCTGGTGGTGCTCGCATACGAGTCGGGGCTCACCGTCCCCGGCTGGCTCACCGCCTCCTGA
- a CDS encoding ATP-dependent nuclease: MPTAVFGGPSKPNEDVYINFGGATHPITYFVGRNGTGKSKTAAAVTRAYGGRLLATDRLLGLMKAADYGWGTLPQSGYRGVPLGGQERQNIDNFVNHADYAGVIYATQNLYALREQPEVWLKVAAFIRRALGRIIELREDAGYLDPYVRIGDMEYSLLRDEGHGLRELVILLTAVYRSDWRCLVVDEPELHLHPSLARIWIGELEQQCRTTGRQAIIVTHEPSLLRPKSADDLAAIWYFAPNSRPLRISDHVLPVQTDRVTASLQQNPDLISQLVFSPRPVLVEGPHDVAALTASLQRTQPQEVVAQTDFIACGGSGAVALWYEISQKIGLDIKAVADLDACFSPEIQRALDKSPGVVRRYIEDFAADIPKTIEIIRPFIRASDRAQVGAEPRSRGRWLADSLEAEGHLVRKEKLLAIWRDADLWLHPQGTLEDVLGISNKGSTEAAAAAQAPGRIDDVTEWCAYRLDPSGDVFELLGATIERIAHNIMEALRLSPGTDFSQPVGVTSKSDGRLVQVTPIGDGVHRLTVLAPAEFAGYWLEFARHTPSTDLVLREPERDAV, translated from the coding sequence ATGCCAACGGCAGTCTTTGGCGGCCCAAGCAAGCCAAACGAAGACGTCTACATCAATTTCGGCGGCGCGACTCATCCCATTACCTACTTCGTAGGTCGGAACGGAACCGGCAAGTCGAAGACTGCTGCCGCCGTAACGCGGGCATACGGTGGACGACTACTGGCAACCGACCGTCTGCTTGGCCTAATGAAAGCAGCGGACTACGGTTGGGGCACTTTGCCACAAAGTGGCTACAGAGGCGTGCCTCTCGGAGGGCAAGAACGCCAAAACATCGACAACTTCGTGAACCACGCAGACTATGCAGGGGTAATTTATGCCACCCAGAACTTATATGCATTGCGGGAACAGCCGGAGGTATGGCTTAAAGTAGCGGCTTTCATTCGCCGAGCACTGGGACGGATTATTGAGCTACGGGAGGATGCCGGATACCTGGACCCCTATGTTCGAATAGGGGACATGGAGTATTCGCTTCTCCGCGACGAGGGTCACGGGCTACGCGAGCTAGTTATCCTACTTACCGCCGTTTATAGATCAGACTGGCGCTGTCTGGTTGTCGATGAGCCTGAGCTTCATCTTCATCCTTCCTTGGCAAGAATCTGGATCGGCGAGCTGGAGCAGCAGTGCCGGACGACTGGGCGACAGGCCATAATAGTGACGCATGAGCCTAGTCTTCTGCGACCGAAATCAGCAGATGACCTCGCCGCCATCTGGTACTTCGCTCCCAACTCTCGGCCCCTCCGAATCTCAGATCACGTCTTGCCAGTCCAGACGGATCGGGTGACCGCATCGCTGCAACAGAATCCCGATCTCATCAGCCAGCTGGTATTTTCCCCGAGACCGGTTCTGGTTGAGGGACCACACGACGTCGCCGCTCTTACTGCATCGCTGCAGCGCACACAGCCGCAGGAGGTGGTAGCACAAACTGACTTCATCGCTTGCGGCGGAAGCGGAGCTGTAGCTCTATGGTATGAAATCTCACAGAAGATTGGACTGGACATCAAGGCGGTCGCGGACCTTGACGCGTGCTTCTCTCCAGAGATCCAGCGGGCGCTCGACAAGTCGCCAGGAGTGGTGCGGCGTTACATCGAAGACTTTGCTGCGGACATACCTAAGACCATCGAGATAATAAGACCCTTCATCCGCGCGTCGGATAGGGCTCAAGTGGGCGCTGAGCCAAGAAGTCGGGGGCGATGGTTAGCGGACAGCCTTGAGGCAGAGGGACATTTGGTCCGAAAGGAGAAGCTTTTGGCCATATGGAGAGATGCGGACCTCTGGTTACATCCTCAAGGGACGCTTGAGGATGTGCTGGGAATTTCCAACAAGGGATCGACTGAGGCTGCTGCAGCGGCTCAGGCTCCGGGGCGAATCGACGACGTAACTGAATGGTGTGCTTACAGACTCGATCCATCGGGAGATGTGTTCGAGTTGCTTGGCGCGACTATAGAGCGCATAGCGCACAATATAATGGAGGCGCTTCGATTGTCACCGGGAACCGATTTTAGCCAGCCGGTGGGTGTCACGTCGAAAAGTGACGGTCGCCTAGTGCAAGTGACGCCGATCGGCGACGGTGTGCATCGCTTGACAGTCTTAGCGCCGGCTGAATTTGCCGGCTACTGGTTGGAGTTTGCCCGCCACACCCCTTCCACCGACCTAGTCCTTCGTGAACCTGAGCGAGACGCTGTGTAA
- a CDS encoding sensor histidine kinase codes for MSSWRRHGLKAEAAVVPAVALVALLGLIVQSEGIDTTAELVALLVVLASSAALYLRRRHPVAVGLVALAAVAAYGALLHRPGPIMLVFVVALYTVVDEGYLAVAVGLGLASVVSFAVAESYTRTGVSGNGATLLHAGWLVAVIVGVTRNRRAYLAEVQARVLAAEQRKEEEARHRATEERLRIARELHDLLGHHLSLISVQASAALHRPDPERSAEALTVIKQTSRETLRELRAALGVLRQESTTPNRPAPGLDRLDELVTAAGRRGLTVRTEVTETGPLPPEVDLSAYRIVQEALTNVSRHAGATTAVVRVVPDGDEVLVEVADDGAGPAGPPGNGILGMGERARALGGSLTTGPGPDGGFLVRARLPLRPAPLPIPAPRTAQGETT; via the coding sequence ATGTCGAGCTGGCGCCGGCACGGCCTCAAAGCGGAAGCCGCAGTGGTGCCTGCCGTCGCCCTGGTGGCCCTGCTCGGCCTGATCGTGCAGTCGGAGGGCATCGACACCACCGCCGAACTCGTGGCGCTGCTCGTCGTCCTGGCCTCGTCCGCCGCGCTCTACCTGCGCCGGCGACACCCGGTGGCCGTGGGGCTGGTGGCGCTGGCCGCTGTCGCCGCGTACGGGGCTCTGCTGCACCGGCCCGGGCCGATCATGCTGGTGTTCGTCGTGGCGCTGTACACGGTCGTCGACGAGGGGTACCTCGCGGTCGCGGTGGGGCTCGGCCTGGCCTCTGTCGTCTCGTTCGCCGTCGCCGAGAGCTACACCCGGACCGGCGTCAGCGGGAACGGCGCGACGCTGCTGCACGCCGGGTGGCTCGTCGCGGTCATCGTCGGCGTGACCCGCAACCGGCGGGCCTATCTCGCCGAGGTGCAGGCCCGGGTGCTCGCCGCGGAGCAGCGCAAGGAGGAGGAGGCCCGCCACCGGGCCACCGAGGAGCGGCTACGGATCGCCCGCGAGCTGCACGACCTGCTCGGCCATCACCTCTCGCTGATCAGTGTGCAGGCGAGCGCGGCGTTGCACCGGCCCGACCCGGAACGGTCGGCGGAGGCACTCACCGTGATCAAGCAGACGAGCCGGGAGACGCTGCGCGAGCTGCGGGCGGCGCTGGGCGTGCTCCGGCAGGAGAGTACGACGCCGAACCGGCCCGCGCCCGGTCTCGACCGCCTCGACGAGCTGGTCACGGCGGCCGGGCGGCGCGGGCTGACTGTGCGTACCGAGGTGACGGAGACCGGGCCGCTCCCGCCGGAGGTGGATCTGTCCGCGTACCGGATCGTCCAGGAGGCGCTCACCAACGTGAGCCGTCACGCGGGCGCGACCACGGCGGTGGTCCGGGTCGTGCCGGACGGCGACGAGGTGCTGGTGGAGGTGGCGGACGACGGCGCCGGTCCCGCCGGCCCGCCCGGGAACGGGATCCTCGGCATGGGCGAGCGGGCCCGGGCGCTGGGCGGCTCGCTCACCACCGGGCCAGGCCCGGACGGCGGCTTCCTGGTGCGGGCCCGCCTACCGCTGCGGCCCGCCCCACTGCCGATCCCGGCGCCACGCACGGCACAGGGGGAGACGACATGA
- a CDS encoding DUF6223 family protein, with product MSIRHLLATTVVGEFAPAAHTSLAAGGIGGSGRAGATVIALVGLTSVVVGGLALSRSRRGPGEGRVQALVAAASGLVSMVLSAWHLALTTEGLGSGQGRAGAVAGVALGLIGAVLGGLALARSRRTA from the coding sequence ATGTCCATCCGTCACCTGCTCGCCACCACTGTCGTCGGAGAGTTCGCCCCGGCCGCGCACACCTCGCTCGCCGCCGGGGGCATCGGCGGCTCCGGGCGGGCCGGCGCCACTGTCATCGCCCTGGTGGGCCTGACCAGCGTGGTCGTCGGCGGGCTGGCACTCAGCCGCTCTCGCCGGGGGCCGGGCGAGGGGCGGGTTCAGGCCCTGGTGGCTGCTGCGTCCGGGCTGGTCAGCATGGTCCTCAGCGCGTGGCATCTGGCGCTGACCACCGAAGGACTCGGCAGCGGTCAGGGGCGTGCCGGTGCGGTCGCCGGTGTGGCGTTGGGCCTGATCGGGGCGGTGCTGGGCGGGCTGGCGCTGGCCCGTTCCCGTCGCACCGCCTGA